The genomic DNA AATAAAGTTAAAAGATATTATAGTGAGTTAACAGAAATCGTTAGGGCTTATATTGAAAGAGAACTTAAAATACCTGCTTTAGAAAGTACTACTGATGAGCTAATTAATGTTTTAATAGATTTTAATACAACTAAATCAATTGAAACAACTGAAGAAACCATCCAAAAGCTCAAAAAATTACTACAAGAAGCTGACTTAGTGAAGTTTGCAAAATCAAAACCGCTAGCTCATGAAATTGAAGATGATCGAAAAAATGCAGAAAATATTGTAAATTATTTAAAACCTAAACCTATTGTAGTAGAAGATGAAGTGGAATAATTTTGAATTTTATAGTCCAGAGTTTTTATGGTTATTAATACTAATTCCTTTATTAGGGACTTGGTTTTTCTTTACTCGTAAAAAAGACACTGCTACCTTAACGGTTCCTAGTATTAAAGGCTTTACTCCCGCTAATGCAATCTTACCAAAGCTAAAACCTCTTTTATATTTGCTACGATTACTTGCTTTAAGTTTGCTGATTGTGGCTTTAGCACGCCCTAGAAACGTGGCTGTAAGTAAAAAGACAAAAAGTAACAGAGGAATTGACATTGTTATGGCTATAGATGTTTCTGCGAGTATGCTTGCCAAAGATTTAAAACCAAATCGTTTAGAAGCGTTAAAAAAAGTTGCCAATAATTTTGTAAACCGTCGCCCCAATGATAGAATTGGAGTTGTTGTTTATGCAGGAGAAAGTTTTACACAAACTCCTATTACAAGTGATAAATCTATCGTAAAAAGAACAATATCAGAAATTAAATGGGGACAGCTAGAAGGAGGAACTGCTATTGGAATGGGCTTGGGCTCTGCTGTAAATAGATTAAAAGGTAGTAAAGCAAAAAGCAAAGTTATTATCTTATTAACAGATGGGGTAAACAACGCTGGATTCATTGATCCTAAAACGGCAACAGAACTTGCTAAGGAACTAGATATTAAAGTATATACTATTGGGATAGGTACAAATGGAATGGCTCCTTTTCCTTGGGCAAAAGATCCTAGAACAGGTAAATTATCTTTTAGAAATCAGCAAGTAGAAATTGATGAAAACTTGCTAAAGCACATTGCTAAAGAAACCCAAGGAAAATACTTTAGAGCCACTAACAATAGTAAATTGGAGGCTATTTACAACGAGATTGACAAATTGGAAAAAACAAAAATAGAAGAATTTAAATACTATAACTATCAAGAAAAATACCGCTTCCTAGTAATGTTAGCTGGCTTATTATTATTGATTGAATTTTTATTAAAAAACACCCTTTTTAGAAGCTTTATATAAATGTACAAATTAGAAGAACCAATATATTTTTACCTTTTCACAATTATACCAGTAGTAGTTGTTGTTTTCCTATTGGTTTTATGGTGGAAAAAAAGTATTCAGAAAAAGTTTGCGGCTCCTGAATTATTAGCCAAATTAGCTCCAGATGCCTCTACTTTTAAACCCATATTAAAGCTCGTTGTTTTTTTACTCGGACTTTCCTTTCTGATTATTTCACTTATAAATCCCAAAATGGGAACAAAATTAAAAACAGTAAAACGCGAGGGAGTTGATGTCGTTTTTGCTTTGGATGTTTCTAAAAGTATGCTTGCTGAAGATGTTGCTCCTACTCGATTAGAGAAAGCGAAACAAATTATTTCTAAAATCATAGATAAACTAGGAAGTGACCGTGTAGGTATCATCATTTACGCAGGAAATGCGTATCCTTTGCTCCCTATTACTACCGATCATGCGTCTGCTAAAATGTTTTTGCAAAATGCTAATCCTGATATGGTTTCAAGTCAAGGAACAGCTATAACGGAAGCTTTAAATCTTGCCAAAACATATTACAACAACGATGAGCAAACCAATCGGTTTTTAATTATGATCTCTGATGGAGAAGATCATCAAGAAGAAACCAAACAAATTGCTCAAAACTTATCTAATGATGGGGTTAAGGTATATACCATTGGTATTGGTACCGAGAAAGGAGCCCCAATACCGATTAAATTAAATGGGGCTTTAATTGGTTATAAAAAAAATAGAAAGGGAGAAACAGTAATCACTCAACGTAAACCCGAAGTTTTACAGGCAATCGCGGATGCTTCTAACGGAAGTTATATTGATGGAAACAAAACAAACAAGCCCGTAAATACCATTGAGAACATTATTGCTAACGCCCAAAAGAGTGAATTTGAAACAACACAGTTTTCTGATTATAAAGATCAATTCCAATGGTTTGTTGGTTTTGGTTTGCTGTTTTTAATCTTAGATATTTTTCTTTTTGATAAGAAAACTAAATGGCTTAAAAAAGTAGATTTGTTTAATGAAGAAAATAAATAATATGAAAGTGCTACAAAAAATACTATTACTATGTTTATTTTTTGCCGCTGCAACGATAAATGCACAGCAAGATACGCTTCAACTACAACGTGAATCTAGAGCATTGCTTCGAGAGGGTAACAAACTCTACAATTTACAGAAATACACAGATGCTTCCGTTGCTTATAAAAAGGCACTAGGAAAAAACAGCAAATATGATAAAGCTAGTTATAACCTCGGAAATGCTTTTTACCAAGAAAAAAACTACAAAGAAGCCATTCCTCAATTTGAACTAACTGCTAAAACAGCCAAAGATAAATTCACAAAAGCAGAGGCTTATCATAATATTGGAAATGCGATGCTAGAGCAAAAAAAGTATCAAGAAGCAGTAGATGCTTATAAAAATGCATTACGAAATAATCCAAATGATGACGAAACCCGCTATAACTTAGCTGTTGCCCAAAAATCTTTGAAAAAAGAAAATCAAAAAAATAAAAACAAGAACAAAGATCAGCAGGATAAACAAGATAAAAATAAAAAAGACAACCAGCAAAAAGAGGAGCAGAAAGATAAAAAAGACCAGCAAAAAGGAGGAAAAGATAAAGATCAACAAAACCAAGACAAAAAAGATGACCAGCAAAAAGAGAATCAGAAAAATAAGAAAGACGAACAGCAACAAAAACCTCAACAGGGAAAAATGTCTCCAGAACAAGTAAAGCAATTGCTAGAAAGTCTTAATAATGAAGAGAAAAAGACCCAGAAAAAAATGAATGTTAAAAAATCAAAAGGTAAAAAAATCAAACAAGAGAAAGATTGGTAGTTTTGACTTTTCTTAAATCTAATTATTTTCACAAACTTTGAAAGCCAATATGACGTTGAAATTTTACATATGCTTATTTATAAGCCTACTTACTTTATCTATACAAGCGCAAGATGCTCAATTAACAGCTACTGTTAGTAAAAACAAATTAGGGTTAAACCAACGATTACGAGTAGAGTTTGCTATTAACAAACAAGGAGCTGATAATTTTACAGCTCCAAATTTCCAAAATTTTAAAGTTGTTGGAGGGCCAAGCCAGTCTGTAAGCCAATCTTGGATTAACGGAAAAGTAAGTTTTTCTCAGTCTTATACTTATATTATTCAGCCTAAAAGAAAGGGAGAACTTAATATTCCTCCCGCTAGTATTGATATAGATGGTAAAACAATTACATCTAAACACATAAAAATTATTGTGCTTGATGCAGTTGAGCTTCCTAAAGACCCTAATGACCCCGAATATGTTGCTCAACAAAACATCCATCTAGTAGCAGAAATTTCAAAAAGAGCTCCATACGTAGGAGAAGGTATTTATGTAGAGTATCGCTTATATTTTAGTAAAAATGTAGGGATTTATGATAATGCCATTACGGAATCACCTCAATACAATGGCTTTTGGAACCAAGAGATTAAAAGAAATGGGACTCCTGTTAAAAAAGGGACTTATAACGGAGAATCTTATCGATATGCAGTATTACATAAAGCTTTATTGATTCCAACAAAATCAGGAAAACTAACTATTGATCCAATGAAAATGGACATTGTGGTAGCAGTACCCACTGGGCGCGGAGATTTCTTTGGAAACCCTATCACAAAACAGGTTCGGAAAGAATTTTCCTCTGCCAAAAAAACAATCAATGTCAAAGCCCTCCCATTGCAAAATAAACCGGAAGGGTTTGCTGGGGCAGTGGGCGAATTTTCATTTGAAGTTACAGCCAATAAGCACACATTAAAAGCAAATGAGTCGGCACAAATTAAAGTAAACATTCATGGAAAAGGTAATTTAAAATTATTTGAATTACCTAAAATTGAAACTCCTAAAGCATTAGAAGTATATCAACCTGAAAGAAAAGAAAAAGTGCAAATTACTTCTACAGGCTTAAAAGGAAGTGTGTATGACCAATATACCATTGTACCTGAATACCAAGGAAAATATAAAATACCTAAACTTTCCTTTTCTTATTTCAACCCTAAAGAAGAACAGTACCAAACAATTAGCAGTGAAGACCTCTATATTGAGGTGTTAGAAGGTAAAAAATTACCCTCTAACTCTGATAAAAATACCGTTATAAAAGAAACTGTATCTAGCACAGGTAAAAACTTCAGGTACATACAAACAACCAGTAATTTTACACCGATAAAAACAACTCCTTTTTTCAAATCTAATTTATTTTACGCATTGCTAATATTACCGTTAATCTCTATTCCTATAGGAATATTTATTGCGAAGAAAAAAGAAGAAATAGCTGGAGATATCAATAGTAACAAAGCTAAAAAAGCTGATAAACTAGCTAAGAAATATTTATCTGAAGCTCAAAAACAATTAGGAAAAAAAGAAGCTTTCTATGAATCTTTGGAACGTGCTCTTCACAATTACCTAAAAGCCAAATTAGGCATAGAAACCTCGGATATTTCTAGAGAAAAAATTACAACTATTTTAGAAAGCAAAAAGGTTAAAACCAATACAATCACCCAATTTATCGAAGTTTTAAAAGATTGTGACTTTGCTAGATATACCCCTATAACCAATGTTGAAATGGAAGAAGAATACGAAAAAGCAAAACAAATAATTACCAAATTGGATAAGCAATTATAATATGAAAAAACTATTTTTCTTTTTATGTATCATCTCACAGACTCTTCTTGCTCAAAGTAGTAATGAGCTATTTAACGATGCTAATATTTTATATAAGCAAGGAAATTATGAAGAAGCTATTGATCTCTATAAAAAAATAGAAAGCCAAAAAGAAATTTCTTCTGCTTTATACTATAACCTAGGAAACTGCTATTACAAACTTAATAAAGTAGCACCTACTATTTATAACTACGAAAAAGCATTACAACTAGATCCTTTAAATGAAGATGCTTTAAACAATTTGGCTTTTGCCAAACGCTTAACATTAGATAAAATAGAACGGCTTCCTAAATCTTTCTTCCAAAGATTTAATAAAAATTATTTACAAAAACTAACCTATGACCAATGGGCTATTTTTTCAGTGCTTTTCTCTATCTTGACATCTTTGCTTTTCTTTTTCTTCTTTTTTGCACAACAATCAAGTAAGAAAAGGCTTTTTTTCACGACTTCTATGACCAGTTTATTACTATTAACAATTACACTAGCAATTAGCTACAATCAGTATAATTTTTTCAAAAGTAATAAAGAAGCCATCATTTACAGTGAAAAGGTAGCTATTAAAAATGCTCC from Tenacibaculum maritimum NCIMB 2154 includes the following:
- a CDS encoding vWA domain-containing protein, whose amino-acid sequence is MKWNNFEFYSPEFLWLLILIPLLGTWFFFTRKKDTATLTVPSIKGFTPANAILPKLKPLLYLLRLLALSLLIVALARPRNVAVSKKTKSNRGIDIVMAIDVSASMLAKDLKPNRLEALKKVANNFVNRRPNDRIGVVVYAGESFTQTPITSDKSIVKRTISEIKWGQLEGGTAIGMGLGSAVNRLKGSKAKSKVIILLTDGVNNAGFIDPKTATELAKELDIKVYTIGIGTNGMAPFPWAKDPRTGKLSFRNQQVEIDENLLKHIAKETQGKYFRATNNSKLEAIYNEIDKLEKTKIEEFKYYNYQEKYRFLVMLAGLLLLIEFLLKNTLFRSFI
- a CDS encoding VWA domain-containing protein — its product is MYKLEEPIYFYLFTIIPVVVVVFLLVLWWKKSIQKKFAAPELLAKLAPDASTFKPILKLVVFLLGLSFLIISLINPKMGTKLKTVKREGVDVVFALDVSKSMLAEDVAPTRLEKAKQIISKIIDKLGSDRVGIIIYAGNAYPLLPITTDHASAKMFLQNANPDMVSSQGTAITEALNLAKTYYNNDEQTNRFLIMISDGEDHQEETKQIAQNLSNDGVKVYTIGIGTEKGAPIPIKLNGALIGYKKNRKGETVITQRKPEVLQAIADASNGSYIDGNKTNKPVNTIENIIANAQKSEFETTQFSDYKDQFQWFVGFGLLFLILDIFLFDKKTKWLKKVDLFNEENK
- a CDS encoding tetratricopeptide repeat protein, with the translated sequence MKKINNMKVLQKILLLCLFFAAATINAQQDTLQLQRESRALLREGNKLYNLQKYTDASVAYKKALGKNSKYDKASYNLGNAFYQEKNYKEAIPQFELTAKTAKDKFTKAEAYHNIGNAMLEQKKYQEAVDAYKNALRNNPNDDETRYNLAVAQKSLKKENQKNKNKNKDQQDKQDKNKKDNQQKEEQKDKKDQQKGGKDKDQQNQDKKDDQQKENQKNKKDEQQQKPQQGKMSPEQVKQLLESLNNEEKKTQKKMNVKKSKGKKIKQEKDW
- a CDS encoding BatD family protein, translating into MTLKFYICLFISLLTLSIQAQDAQLTATVSKNKLGLNQRLRVEFAINKQGADNFTAPNFQNFKVVGGPSQSVSQSWINGKVSFSQSYTYIIQPKRKGELNIPPASIDIDGKTITSKHIKIIVLDAVELPKDPNDPEYVAQQNIHLVAEISKRAPYVGEGIYVEYRLYFSKNVGIYDNAITESPQYNGFWNQEIKRNGTPVKKGTYNGESYRYAVLHKALLIPTKSGKLTIDPMKMDIVVAVPTGRGDFFGNPITKQVRKEFSSAKKTINVKALPLQNKPEGFAGAVGEFSFEVTANKHTLKANESAQIKVNIHGKGNLKLFELPKIETPKALEVYQPERKEKVQITSTGLKGSVYDQYTIVPEYQGKYKIPKLSFSYFNPKEEQYQTISSEDLYIEVLEGKKLPSNSDKNTVIKETVSSTGKNFRYIQTTSNFTPIKTTPFFKSNLFYALLILPLISIPIGIFIAKKKEEIAGDINSNKAKKADKLAKKYLSEAQKQLGKKEAFYESLERALHNYLKAKLGIETSDISREKITTILESKKVKTNTITQFIEVLKDCDFARYTPITNVEMEEEYEKAKQIITKLDKQL
- a CDS encoding SH3 domain-containing protein — protein: MKKLFFFLCIISQTLLAQSSNELFNDANILYKQGNYEEAIDLYKKIESQKEISSALYYNLGNCYYKLNKVAPTIYNYEKALQLDPLNEDALNNLAFAKRLTLDKIERLPKSFFQRFNKNYLQKLTYDQWAIFSVLFSILTSLLFFFFFFAQQSSKKRLFFTTSMTSLLLLTITLAISYNQYNFFKSNKEAIIYSEKVAIKNAPTLNSNDVFTLHEGTKVNVLDSVDNWKKIKLADGKIGWITTNDLKEL